From a region of the Pseudomonadaceae bacterium SI-3 genome:
- a CDS encoding transcriptional regulator: MSVQVIMRDGKPEYAVLPWEEYQTLLTNGRDVSAAKPVEASDTALGALPTFGTLPMLREAKGLSQEALARSVGISPAYLALIESGERDPDNAIRRALARALEIEGWQQEA; the protein is encoded by the coding sequence ATGAGTGTTCAGGTCATCATGCGGGACGGTAAGCCAGAGTATGCCGTGCTGCCGTGGGAGGAGTATCAGACTCTGCTGACGAACGGGCGTGACGTAAGCGCCGCAAAGCCAGTGGAGGCAAGTGATACTGCTCTAGGCGCATTGCCAACTTTCGGAACGTTGCCGATGTTGCGGGAGGCTAAGGGGTTGAGCCAAGAAGCGCTGGCGCGCTCGGTGGGTATCAGCCCTGCTTATCTCGCCCTCATCGAAAGCGGTGAACGCGATCCCGATAATGCGATACGTCGCGCACTCGCCCGCGCATTGGAGATCGAAGGATGGCAGCAGGAGGCGTGA
- the flgG gene encoding flagellar basal-body rod protein FlgG, translated as MLPALWVSKTGLSAQDMNLTTISNNLANVSTTGFKKDRAEFQDLLYQIRRQPGGQSSQDSELPSGLQLGTGVRIVGTQKQFTAGSLQTTEQPLDMAINGRGFFQVLLPDGTVSYSRDGSFHLNAEGQIVTSNGYSLEPAIVVPPETQTFTVGEDGTVSVTTLGNPAPQIIGNIQTADFVNPAGLQAMGSNLFLETAASGAPQVSTPGLNGLGTVLQNTLENSNVSVVEELVNMITTQRAYEMNSKVISTADQMLSFVTQQL; from the coding sequence ATGCTTCCAGCACTGTGGGTGAGTAAGACCGGTCTGTCCGCGCAGGATATGAACCTGACCACCATTTCCAACAACCTGGCGAACGTCTCGACCACCGGCTTCAAGAAAGATCGGGCTGAGTTCCAGGACTTGCTATATCAGATCCGCCGCCAGCCTGGTGGCCAGTCCAGCCAGGACAGTGAGCTGCCATCGGGTCTGCAATTGGGTACCGGTGTGCGGATCGTCGGTACGCAGAAGCAGTTCACCGCCGGCAGTCTGCAGACCACCGAACAGCCGCTCGACATGGCAATCAACGGCCGTGGCTTCTTTCAGGTGCTGCTGCCCGACGGCACGGTTTCCTACTCGCGTGACGGCAGTTTCCATCTGAATGCTGAAGGCCAGATCGTGACCTCGAACGGTTACTCACTGGAGCCGGCGATTGTCGTGCCGCCGGAAACGCAGACATTCACCGTAGGCGAGGACGGCACTGTTTCCGTCACAACGCTGGGTAACCCGGCACCACAAATCATTGGCAACATCCAGACCGCTGACTTCGTAAACCCGGCTGGTCTGCAGGCGATGGGCAGCAACCTGTTTCTGGAAACCGCCGCAAGCGGTGCGCCACAAGTCAGTACACCTGGTCTCAATGGCCTGGGTACCGTGCTGCAAAACACCTTGGAAAACTCCAACGTGAGTGTGGTCGAGGAACTGGTGAACATGATCACCACTCAGCGCGCCTATGAGATGAACTCGAAAGTCATCTCCACGGCCGACCAGATGCTGTCCTTTGTTACCCAGCAGCTTTAA
- a CDS encoding flagellar hook-associated protein FlgK has protein sequence MADLLNIGLSGLSASKSQLSITGHNISNVNTPGFSRQDASQATRTPQFSGAGYVGSGTTLVEIRRSYSEFLTSQLRSSTSLSSDVEAYKSQIDQLDSLLAGSTTGITPSLQKFFSALQTAAEDPANIPARQLVLAEAEGLARRFNTVSDRLTEQNNFTNKQMAAVTDQVNRLAGSIGSLNNAISIASANGQKPNDLLDARDEAVRQLSTYIGVTVTPQDDNSFNISVGTGQPLVVGSTVSRLEVVPGQGDPNRHEIQFVSGSSRQGITSQISGGELGGLIRYRNEVLDPTLNSLGRLALAVSDQVDTQLGQGLDLKGQVGKALFGDYNAPALAQLRVTAFSGNSSNAQPALNITNTSALTTSDYLMEYDGAAYKVRRLSDNQLMTVAGAPSGPLSFTDKDGRDQGFQVALGSTLPAAGDKFNLQPTRRGAADVRVALDQADQLAFAAVASGQSNLQNGGTGAISQPDMTSAPSPIDISSLKTAFGSGLSLTTTANTDGTYTLTDAGALPTGWAYVDAKGNPLVDGGGNPLAPTLQSGTTNTVRLAYTATPGETYQFEFNVSGRPQTSDSFSLTYNQGGVSDNRNALKLVDLQTKQTVGVDPGSVGSGFSFTDGYGELVERVGTLTAQARMDSEATGAILKQATDNRDSLSAVNLDEEAANLIKFEQYYNASAQIIQVARSLFDTLINTFR, from the coding sequence ATGGCTGACTTATTGAATATTGGCCTGTCCGGCCTGAGTGCCAGCAAAAGCCAGCTTTCCATTACCGGCCACAACATCAGCAACGTCAACACGCCAGGCTTCAGCCGTCAGGATGCCTCCCAAGCGACCCGCACGCCGCAATTCAGTGGCGCTGGATACGTCGGTTCAGGTACGACGCTTGTCGAGATCCGCCGTAGCTACAGCGAATTCCTCACCAGTCAGCTGCGCAGCAGCACGTCGCTGAGCAGTGACGTTGAAGCCTACAAAAGCCAGATTGACCAGCTTGATTCGTTGCTAGCCGGCAGCACGACAGGTATCACCCCATCGTTGCAGAAGTTCTTTTCAGCGCTGCAAACGGCGGCGGAAGACCCAGCCAATATTCCGGCACGTCAGCTGGTGTTGGCTGAAGCCGAAGGCTTGGCACGCCGTTTCAATACCGTGTCTGACCGTCTGACTGAGCAGAACAACTTCACCAATAAGCAGATGGCTGCAGTTACCGATCAGGTCAATCGCCTCGCTGGCAGTATCGGCAGCTTGAACAATGCGATCTCGATTGCCTCGGCCAACGGCCAGAAGCCCAACGACCTCCTTGACGCGCGGGACGAGGCGGTGCGTCAGTTATCCACGTACATTGGCGTCACGGTGACGCCTCAAGACGACAATAGCTTCAATATTTCAGTTGGAACGGGCCAGCCGCTCGTAGTGGGCAGCACGGTTAGTCGCCTCGAAGTCGTACCGGGCCAAGGCGATCCCAATCGTCACGAGATCCAATTCGTAAGCGGGAGCTCCCGTCAGGGCATTACCTCCCAGATCAGTGGCGGTGAGCTGGGCGGACTTATTCGCTACCGCAACGAAGTGCTGGACCCAACATTGAATTCACTGGGGCGACTGGCGCTGGCTGTCAGCGACCAGGTCGATACGCAGTTGGGGCAGGGCCTGGACCTTAAGGGCCAAGTGGGGAAGGCACTGTTCGGCGACTATAACGCTCCGGCGCTAGCGCAGCTCCGGGTTACCGCTTTTTCTGGCAACAGCTCCAATGCACAGCCAGCGCTAAACATTACCAATACCAGTGCACTGACCACCAGTGACTACCTCATGGAGTACGACGGTGCTGCCTATAAGGTACGTCGGCTAAGCGACAATCAGCTGATGACCGTAGCTGGAGCCCCGAGTGGCCCCTTGTCTTTTACCGACAAGGATGGTCGCGATCAGGGTTTCCAGGTTGCCTTGGGCAGCACGTTGCCGGCTGCGGGTGACAAGTTCAACCTTCAGCCAACCCGTCGTGGCGCGGCGGACGTCAGAGTGGCCCTGGATCAGGCCGATCAATTGGCCTTCGCTGCGGTAGCAAGCGGACAGAGCAATCTTCAAAATGGCGGAACGGGTGCTATCAGCCAACCGGATATGACGTCGGCTCCATCTCCGATTGACATCAGCTCCCTGAAAACGGCATTTGGCAGCGGGCTGAGCCTCACCACAACCGCCAACACCGACGGCACTTACACCTTGACCGATGCTGGCGCCCTACCCACAGGTTGGGCTTACGTGGATGCGAAGGGTAATCCGCTGGTCGACGGTGGTGGCAACCCACTGGCCCCAACGCTTCAGTCCGGTACGACCAACACTGTTCGCTTGGCATACACGGCCACGCCAGGAGAAACCTATCAGTTTGAATTCAATGTCAGCGGAAGACCCCAAACAAGCGACAGCTTTTCGCTGACCTACAATCAAGGTGGGGTTTCAGACAACCGCAACGCATTAAAGCTTGTTGACCTCCAAACGAAGCAGACCGTTGGAGTTGACCCAGGCTCAGTGGGGTCCGGTTTCAGTTTCACTGACGGCTACGGGGAGTTGGTCGAGCGCGTCGGGACGCTGACGGCTCAGGCTCGTATGGACAGCGAAGCGACCGGCGCGATTCTCAAGCAGGCCACAGATAATCGCGATTCGCTTTCGGCTGTTAACCTCGATGAGGAGGCCGCGAACTTGATTAAGTTCGAGCAGTACTACAACGCTTCGGCTCAGATCATTCAAGTTGCCCGCTCCTTGTTCGATACATTGATCAATACCTTTAGGTAA
- the flgL gene encoding flagellar hook-associated protein 3, which produces MRISTLQAFNNGVAGIQRNYSNATRTQEQISTGNRILTPADDPVASVRLLQLEQQQNVLSQYNSNLTAAKNSLTQEEVTLNSVNTVLQRVRELAVQAGNGALDPQDRKAIAAELGEREDELLSLMNTRNARGEYLFSGFQGKTQPFVRGADGSYSYQGDEGQRKLQVASSLNVPISDNGKSIFESVTNAGRLNSALATEPTGSTLRVSAPLVQDEVAFSAFPSAGIEIVFNDAPDERTYRVFEYGADTSTAPPLATGRMDDDADKSDKLVFSGVVLQLDGASVGGERAVVLPGKISIDSGTGAITTGPVANKQGILDTIASLRMALESPATSSNGVRDTVAVALTNLDHGMVSVDQARGNIGARLNVIETTQTDNEDVALVNKGVQAELRELDYAEALSRLSMQTVVLEAAQQSYVKIAGLSLFNVMR; this is translated from the coding sequence ATGCGCATCTCGACTCTGCAAGCATTCAATAACGGCGTAGCCGGTATTCAGCGCAACTACTCCAATGCAACCCGCACACAGGAGCAGATCAGCACGGGCAATCGCATCCTGACGCCGGCGGACGATCCGGTTGCGTCAGTGCGTTTATTGCAACTTGAACAGCAACAGAATGTGCTGAGCCAATACAACTCCAATCTGACAGCGGCGAAGAACAGTTTGACCCAAGAAGAGGTGACGCTGAACTCCGTCAACACCGTACTACAGCGAGTGCGGGAGCTGGCTGTACAGGCAGGCAACGGGGCCCTAGATCCGCAGGATCGAAAGGCGATTGCCGCTGAGTTGGGCGAGCGCGAGGATGAGCTGTTATCGCTGATGAATACCCGAAACGCGCGAGGGGAATATTTGTTCTCTGGGTTTCAGGGCAAGACTCAGCCCTTTGTTCGAGGTGCGGACGGCAGCTACAGCTATCAGGGGGATGAGGGGCAGCGGAAGTTGCAAGTTGCGAGTTCGCTGAACGTACCTATCAGTGACAACGGTAAATCCATTTTCGAGAGCGTAACAAATGCTGGGCGGCTGAATAGTGCTCTCGCAACCGAGCCGACTGGATCAACTCTTCGTGTGTCCGCTCCACTTGTGCAAGACGAGGTTGCGTTCAGCGCGTTTCCAAGCGCTGGGATCGAAATCGTCTTCAACGATGCCCCTGATGAGCGGACTTATCGGGTTTTCGAGTATGGCGCCGACACAAGCACCGCGCCCCCCCTGGCAACGGGCAGAATGGATGACGATGCGGATAAATCGGACAAGCTAGTTTTTTCTGGCGTCGTGCTGCAGTTGGATGGGGCGTCGGTAGGTGGCGAGCGGGCAGTCGTTCTACCCGGAAAAATCAGTATTGATTCCGGGACCGGAGCTATAACGACCGGACCAGTAGCTAACAAGCAGGGCATTCTCGACACAATTGCGAGCTTGCGTATGGCTTTGGAAAGCCCTGCGACCAGTAGCAACGGCGTTCGCGATACCGTAGCCGTGGCCCTAACCAACCTTGACCACGGCATGGTCAGTGTTGACCAGGCGCGCGGAAACATCGGGGCTCGACTCAATGTAATCGAAACAACACAAACTGATAACGAAGATGTTGCGCTGGTCAACAAAGGCGTGCAGGCCGAGCTGCGTGAGCTCGACTACGCTGAAGCGCTGTCTCGGCTATCGATGCAGACGGTGGTGCTTGAAGCAGCCCAGCAGAGTTATGTGAAGATCGCGGGATTGAGTCTGTTCAACGTGATGCGTTGA
- a CDS encoding flagellar assembly peptidoglycan hydrolase FlgJ codes for MENRLGLGRRTPDSGSYSDLNRLNQLKVGKDRDGAENVRKVAQEFESLFMNEMLKSMRSATEVMAKDNPFNSQASKQYQDMHDQQLSVTLSKEGGGIGLADVLIRQLSKDQKPVEKPNPFAQVAQTEGAKWSSNPNANTTLAKVDPARNDTQLLNQRRLALPGRLAERAQADVAAASPQAEQANQAGVTQPLVNLDWKPATAFAAPKEAALTINGVEASAPSAPSKTRFSSPAEFIATMLPMAEKAAKRLGVEPRFLVAQAALETGWGKSMIKQKDGSNSHNLFGIKANGWSGESAKVTTTEYVNGKATKQVAGFRAYDSFEQSFNDYVRLLENNERYKPAIQVASVSGDSERFVNELQRAGYATDPQYANKINQIARKVQTYQAIADASTSPAMRTRG; via the coding sequence ATGGAAAATCGTCTGGGACTGGGTCGTCGTACCCCTGATAGCGGTAGTTACTCCGACCTCAACCGGCTGAACCAGCTCAAGGTTGGCAAGGACCGCGACGGCGCCGAGAACGTGCGCAAGGTCGCTCAGGAGTTCGAGTCCTTGTTCATGAACGAGATGCTCAAGTCGATGCGTTCGGCCACCGAGGTCATGGCGAAGGACAATCCGTTCAACAGCCAGGCCAGCAAGCAGTACCAAGATATGCATGACCAGCAGCTCTCAGTCACGCTGTCCAAGGAAGGCGGTGGCATAGGGCTGGCCGATGTACTGATTCGCCAGTTGAGCAAGGATCAGAAACCTGTCGAGAAGCCTAATCCGTTCGCACAGGTTGCACAGACTGAAGGTGCCAAATGGTCGAGCAACCCTAACGCCAACACGACGCTCGCTAAGGTTGACCCAGCCCGTAACGATACCCAGCTGCTCAACCAGCGTCGTCTGGCCCTGCCGGGCCGTCTGGCCGAGCGGGCGCAGGCGGATGTCGCTGCCGCGAGTCCCCAGGCCGAGCAAGCAAACCAAGCGGGAGTGACTCAGCCGTTGGTCAATCTCGACTGGAAGCCAGCCACCGCTTTCGCGGCGCCCAAAGAAGCAGCTTTGACCATCAATGGCGTCGAAGCGAGCGCCCCGAGCGCCCCGAGCAAGACGCGCTTCAGCTCTCCGGCTGAATTCATTGCGACCATGTTGCCCATGGCAGAAAAAGCAGCCAAGCGTCTCGGCGTAGAACCGCGTTTCCTCGTGGCCCAGGCTGCGCTCGAGACAGGTTGGGGCAAGTCGATGATCAAGCAGAAAGACGGCAGCAACAGCCACAACCTGTTTGGTATTAAGGCTAATGGCTGGAGCGGGGAGTCGGCGAAAGTCACCACGACCGAATACGTAAACGGCAAAGCGACCAAGCAGGTAGCCGGGTTCCGGGCTTACGACTCGTTTGAGCAGAGCTTCAACGATTACGTCCGGCTGTTGGAGAACAACGAGCGCTATAAGCCCGCGATCCAGGTCGCCAGCGTCTCTGGTGACTCCGAGCGTTTCGTCAACGAATTGCAGCGGGCCGGGTATGCAACCGATCCTCAGTACGCGAATAAGATCAATCAGATCGCCCGTAAGGTGCAGACCTATCAGGCTATCGCTGACGCCAGCACGTCGCCCGCAATGCGGACTAGGGGTTAA
- a CDS encoding tRNA dihydrouridine(16) synthase DusC, protein MQIALAPMEGLVDDILRDVLTRVGAVDWCVTEFIRVSDRLLPASSFLKLASELEHGAATRAGTPLRVQLLGSDPLCLADNAAFACSLGAPAIDLNFGCPAKTVNKSRGGAVLLREPDLLHSILHEVRKAVPAHIPVTAKMRLGFDHKGGALDCARALVDGGAAQLVVHARTKVEGYKPPAHWEWVAKVRDVVNVPVFANGDIWSVEDWRRCREVSGVEDIMLGRGLVCRPDLARQIAAAKAGAPLEPLSWEDLQPLLADFWMQARRKMSPRYAPGRFKQWLSLLTRNYPQAVTLFAQVRRENDCDRLDALLGLDVNAQGFKAAV, encoded by the coding sequence ATGCAGATCGCCTTGGCGCCTATGGAAGGGCTCGTTGATGACATTCTCCGCGACGTTCTCACCCGTGTTGGCGCTGTTGACTGGTGCGTGACCGAATTCATCCGTGTGTCGGATCGTCTGTTACCGGCATCTAGTTTTCTTAAGCTTGCTTCCGAGCTTGAACACGGCGCGGCAACCCGCGCAGGTACGCCGTTGCGTGTGCAGTTGCTGGGCTCGGATCCGCTCTGCCTGGCTGACAACGCGGCGTTTGCGTGTAGCCTCGGCGCCCCTGCAATCGATCTAAATTTCGGCTGCCCAGCCAAAACGGTCAATAAATCCCGCGGTGGCGCCGTTCTGCTCAGGGAGCCGGATCTGCTTCATTCCATCCTTCACGAAGTACGTAAGGCGGTTCCGGCGCATATACCGGTTACCGCGAAGATGCGTTTGGGTTTTGACCACAAGGGCGGCGCGCTCGACTGTGCCCGTGCACTGGTTGATGGCGGTGCTGCGCAGCTGGTTGTGCATGCGCGGACCAAGGTCGAGGGATACAAGCCTCCAGCGCATTGGGAGTGGGTGGCTAAGGTTAGGGACGTCGTCAATGTGCCGGTGTTTGCCAATGGCGATATTTGGTCGGTCGAGGACTGGCGACGTTGCCGTGAGGTCAGCGGAGTTGAGGACATCATGCTAGGCCGCGGACTGGTTTGTCGGCCGGATCTGGCTCGGCAGATCGCGGCGGCAAAGGCCGGTGCGCCGCTCGAGCCGCTGAGTTGGGAAGATCTGCAACCGCTTTTGGCCGATTTCTGGATGCAGGCGCGACGCAAGATGTCTCCGCGCTATGCGCCAGGTCGTTTCAAACAATGGTTATCCCTGCTTACCCGTAACTATCCGCAAGCCGTTACGCTGTTCGCTCAGGTTCGGCGGGAAAACGACTGCGATCGGCTCGACGCACTGCTGGGTCTAGACGTAAACGCGCAGGGTTTTAAGGCGGCTGTTTAG
- a CDS encoding competence protein ComEA — MLKSFISASIFALLASVSLSSFAGPTKSADPVVVAAAQQAAPININSADAETLTRELKGIGATKAKAIVAYREAHGPFTAVDELLEVKGIGAATLEKNRTKLGVN; from the coding sequence ATGCTTAAGTCATTTATATCCGCTTCCATATTCGCTCTGCTCGCTAGCGTCTCTCTAAGCAGTTTCGCTGGCCCGACCAAGTCAGCTGACCCCGTAGTGGTTGCAGCGGCCCAGCAAGCAGCGCCGATCAACATCAATTCGGCCGACGCCGAAACCCTGACCCGCGAACTCAAGGGTATTGGCGCAACAAAGGCCAAGGCGATCGTTGCTTATCGCGAAGCGCATGGCCCATTCACCGCCGTCGACGAGCTCCTCGAAGTTAAAGGAATCGGTGCGGCCACTTTAGAAAAAAATCGAACAAAACTTGGCGTTAACTGA
- the flgF gene encoding flagellar basal-body rod protein FlgF produces the protein MDKMLYVAMTGASQNAQAQQAHANNLANISTTGFRRDFEQARSMQVFGDTFPARVYAMTERPGTDFSSGTLQETGRDLDVAIEGDGWIAVQAPDGSEAYARTGSLNIDTLGMLRTGDGLPVLGNAGPIAVPPEEKVEIGADGSISIRALGEDPNVVVTVDRLKLVNPDLKQLEKGTDGLIRMKNGQPVEADAAVRVTSGFLEASNVNAVAEMTSMLALSRQFELHVKMMRTAEEDGAAAARVLQIS, from the coding sequence ATGGACAAGATGCTTTATGTGGCGATGACGGGAGCGAGCCAGAACGCTCAAGCCCAGCAGGCGCATGCCAACAACCTGGCAAACATCTCGACCACGGGCTTCCGGCGTGACTTCGAGCAGGCGCGCTCCATGCAGGTCTTTGGCGACACTTTTCCAGCACGTGTGTATGCCATGACCGAGCGGCCGGGTACGGACTTCAGCTCCGGCACCTTGCAAGAGACAGGTCGGGATCTGGACGTTGCGATCGAAGGGGATGGCTGGATTGCCGTGCAGGCGCCTGACGGCAGCGAAGCCTATGCCCGTACTGGCAGCCTGAACATCGACACACTAGGCATGCTCCGGACCGGCGATGGTTTGCCGGTACTCGGCAACGCCGGGCCGATTGCCGTGCCGCCGGAAGAGAAAGTGGAGATCGGCGCTGACGGCTCAATCAGCATCCGTGCGCTGGGTGAAGATCCGAACGTAGTGGTAACCGTCGATCGTCTCAAGTTGGTCAACCCTGATCTCAAACAGCTGGAAAAGGGCACCGACGGCCTTATACGTATGAAGAATGGACAGCCTGTCGAGGCTGACGCCGCGGTTCGTGTGACCTCAGGCTTCCTTGAGGCAAGTAACGTCAACGCTGTTGCCGAGATGACATCGATGCTGGCCCTGTCCCGGCAGTTCGAGCTGCACGTGAAAATGATGCGTACTGCCGAAGAAGATGGTGCCGCTGCGGCCCGAGTCTTGCAGATCAGCTAA
- a CDS encoding flagellar basal body P-ring protein FlgI, translating into MKLFSSILIALLCFAVLPAHAERLKDIASIQGVRSNQLIGYGLVVGLNGSGDQTTQTPFTVQTFNNMMAQFGIKVPAGGNVQLKNVAAVSIHAELPPFAKPGQTIDITVSSIGNAKSLRGGSLLMAPLKGIDGNVYAIAQGNLVVGGFDAGGADGSRITVNIPSAGRIPGGATVERPVPSAFNQGTTLTMNLNRPDFTTAKNVVDHINELLGPGVAQALDGGSISITAPLDPSQRVDYLSILENLEVDVGQAVAKVIINSRTGTIVIGQNVRVQPAAVTHGSLTVTISEDPQVSQPNPLSDGQTVVVPNSKVKAEQEAKPMFKFGPGTTLDEIVRAVNQVGAAPSDLMAILEALKQAGALQADLIVI; encoded by the coding sequence ATGAAACTGTTCAGCTCGATTCTGATTGCCTTGCTTTGCTTTGCAGTGCTTCCCGCCCATGCCGAGCGGTTGAAGGACATCGCCTCCATTCAAGGCGTACGTAGCAACCAGCTGATCGGTTACGGTCTTGTGGTTGGTTTGAACGGCAGCGGCGACCAGACGACCCAAACGCCTTTCACGGTGCAGACCTTCAATAACATGATGGCGCAGTTTGGTATCAAGGTGCCCGCGGGCGGCAACGTTCAGCTGAAAAACGTGGCGGCTGTGTCGATACACGCCGAGCTTCCGCCGTTCGCCAAGCCGGGCCAGACGATTGATATCACCGTTTCGTCGATCGGTAACGCCAAAAGCCTGCGCGGCGGCAGTCTGTTGATGGCACCGCTTAAAGGGATTGACGGAAACGTCTACGCCATTGCCCAGGGCAACCTGGTGGTTGGTGGTTTCGATGCGGGCGGCGCGGATGGTTCGCGGATCACCGTCAACATCCCGTCGGCCGGTCGGATCCCTGGAGGGGCGACTGTGGAGCGGCCAGTGCCGAGCGCATTCAACCAGGGTACGACCCTGACGATGAATCTCAATCGCCCCGACTTCACTACCGCCAAGAACGTTGTCGATCATATCAATGAGCTGCTCGGCCCAGGCGTGGCTCAGGCACTCGATGGTGGCTCGATCAGCATCACGGCACCGCTGGATCCAAGCCAACGTGTGGATTACCTGTCCATCCTGGAAAATCTGGAAGTGGACGTGGGTCAAGCGGTCGCAAAGGTCATCATCAATTCGCGCACCGGCACCATCGTGATCGGTCAGAACGTCCGAGTTCAACCTGCAGCTGTTACCCACGGCAGCCTGACGGTGACCATTTCGGAAGACCCGCAGGTGAGCCAACCGAACCCGCTTTCGGACGGCCAGACAGTCGTCGTCCCTAACTCCAAAGTGAAGGCGGAGCAGGAGGCCAAACCGATGTTCAAGTTCGGCCCTGGCACCACGCTCGATGAAATCGTCCGCGCCGTGAATCAGGTAGGTGCTGCCCCCAGCGACCTGATGGCGATCCTCGAAGCGCTCAAGCAAGCCGGTGCGCTGCAAGCCGACCTGATCGTTATCTGA
- a CDS encoding flagellar basal body L-ring protein FlgH, which produces MRRLLIVLPLVSAVIVSGCMAPAPKPNDPYYSPVLPRTPLPAAQNNGAIYQAGFETNFYDDRKAYRVGDIITVTLNEKTQASKNSNSKISKDSSANIGLGSLFGGAVSMANPLTDNKMTLGAEYEAARDTSGSGQAGQSNSLSGSITVTVSDVLPNGILAIRGEKWMTLNTGDELVRIAGLVRSDDIATDNTVPSTRIADARITYSGTGAFADASQPGWLDRFFISPLWPF; this is translated from the coding sequence ATGCGCCGCTTGTTGATTGTCCTTCCGCTGGTGTCCGCCGTGATTGTGTCTGGTTGCATGGCGCCAGCTCCGAAGCCTAACGATCCTTACTACTCGCCAGTTCTGCCGCGCACACCGCTGCCTGCTGCGCAGAACAACGGGGCGATCTACCAGGCGGGCTTCGAGACTAATTTCTACGACGACCGGAAGGCCTACCGCGTTGGCGACATCATCACCGTCACGCTCAACGAGAAGACACAGGCCAGCAAAAATTCAAACTCGAAAATCTCCAAGGACAGCAGTGCCAACATCGGCCTTGGTTCCCTGTTTGGCGGCGCTGTTTCGATGGCCAATCCGCTGACCGACAACAAGATGACGTTGGGCGCTGAGTATGAAGCGGCGCGTGATACCTCTGGTTCTGGTCAGGCCGGGCAGAGCAACAGTCTCTCCGGTTCGATCACAGTGACCGTCTCGGACGTGCTGCCTAACGGCATCCTAGCGATCCGTGGAGAAAAATGGATGACGCTCAATACGGGCGATGAGCTGGTGCGAATTGCCGGTTTGGTACGTTCGGACGATATCGCCACCGACAACACCGTCCCGTCGACCCGTATCGCTGATGCCCGTATTACCTACTCTGGCACCGGCGCTTTCGCTGATGCCAGCCAGCCAGGTTGGCTGGACCGTTTCTTCATCAGCCCGTTGTGGCCGTTCTAA